The genomic window AGCTTCGCTAGCTAAAGCCCACAATCTCTTACCTTTATACCTTAATTGATTTTGTGATTAATAGTTTAACTAAGATGAAAAAAGGACAATTGTCGAAAAAGTGAAACGTGTTGTTCCTAGTTTAAAAAACATGCTTGATCAAGTGTATCAAAACATGACTCTTATTGGAAAGTCTTCTTCTACTTTTCAAAACTACATCAGTACTATCGCTAGTATTTCGTTGTAGTTTAAAGGATCCATTTGAATTTTCCGACGAACAAATTAATAATTATCTGCTTCTTCTCAAAGAAAACAAAACACTTCTTTCTCGTTTTTTTGCTTATGAAAGTAAGCATAATCTTTACACCCTCTACTTGTTAAAATCAGATACTTTTGAGTGAAATTCTTTGTTTAAAAATACTCAGAAGAAGATGGTCTTAGAATGATTGAAAAATGAGTTACAAAAAAGACCTTTCAAATAAATGAAAAGTCTACCCTAAGTTCCATACAGACATCGATGTGTAACCCACCGCCTTTGTTCAACTAGGGCTTAATCTCCTAACTCTGTCTATTTCTACGATAACTATATTATTAGATTAGTTAAGATAAATTTAGATGGTAAGGTTTGAGATACGTATACTATATATTGATTTTTCCTTTCTCAATAAGATAAACTGAATCTGCTAAAGAAAAATAATGTACTTGAATACATATAATAAGTTAGAAAAATCGTGAATAATAACCCAAGCAAAACAAAATCATTCTCCACCCTCTCATTTATTTATTATCACCAAAATAATATATGGATAATAGTTCACTTGCCAAGCCAATTGTGAACATAACATTCCCAATAATCAAATATGCGATTGACAACAAAAAGCCTGAAGTCATTCCAAATACTTTACCATTCCAATACATACCAATAGTTATTGCTTGTATTAGAACTTTAAATCCATTAAAAATGATTCTTTTTCTTTCCCATCAATTTATTGACTCAAATGCTTTTTCATTTCTATTTGTTTCAAATCTATAAGCTAGTAATTTTTCATTCATCATTTTCTCTTATTATGGTAGCTACGGTTAGTATAAAATGTGTAGCGATCAAAGGAGCTATGAATTTTATACATTGCTGTGAGAAATTTATTTTTTTATTTTCAATTTAACAGTGTCTATTAAAATTCTATTGCCTTTAATAGGATATAATGTTCTTATATCAATCCAACTTCCTTCTTGATTAATTAAAATAGTTTTATCAGTCATTTCAAACCATATTTCAAATTCTACATTATTTGAGTCAGTAGGATTAACAGTAATAAGATATTGATTTGTTTTTTCGGTTTCCTTAATTAAAATACTATCGTCTTGAGTTATTAAATTAATATCATTGTCTCTTATTGAAGTAACTTTAAAGTCCGGTACTTTTGTATACAGAATTTTTCTTTCACCAATTTTCAAATCTGGAAATTCTTTGAATTCAGGGTACCAGCTTTTGATTATTACTTTAGGTTTTCTATCCAGTCTTATTGTATCCTGTCCATAGCTAAGTGATGGCAAAAAGAGTAAGATTAATGATATTAAGGTTGAATTTATATTCATTTTTTCACTTTCTCAATAGAGTAGAGCCTGATAACTCTCTCAGTTTAAATAATTATAAATGTAATCATTTTGAGAAAACTATAAGAACCCCTCATCAAACCGTACGTGAAGTTTTCCCTCATACTGTTTACCGATGGATTTCTTTGTTTGGTATTCATAAGAATCTACCCAATAAGGGTAATGCTTAAGTAACTGATTTATACGCCTTATTTTCTTTTCTTAATTATACAAATTGTTGCCGCCAGTACTTCGTTATTTCATTAATTTTTTTAATCGAGTTTGATAGGATTGAAAATAGTTCGTCTGTGTTTTCTTATCTAAAAATGAAGAAAAGATCAGTTGTTCTACCAAATCAGACTGATTAAACATTGTATTTATTATGTCATCGTAAATCAATTCACTAATTCCTGCTTTTTCTGATAATATTTTAATTTGTGAAATAACTTTTCCTTGGGTTAGGCTTTTAGGTAAAAGTCCATCTTCTAAAGCAAAATCTTTATCTTCAATATGTATCCTGCTATTTACCAAGTCGTAAGCTGGACTTAATTTAAAATCACCCATTGGGGTTTCTATTAAAGAAAAGTTCTTAAAATGAGCATCCCCGTTCGAGAACAAGTAATTGAAGATGATTATTTTCAAGAGTTTCGGAGCCTCTAAAGGGTATGCAGGAACATATTTTTTTAGAATTTGAAATAATTCGTAGTAATTTCCAGTATACTTATAATGTTCTCCATGTGTTTGCGGTGTTCTTCCCGAAAGTGAAGCAAAGTCTTCTTGTGCTAGTTTAGAACCATCCTCTTTTAAGTCAAACCTCTTTGTTATATAGGCTGGAGAAACATTTTTGAAAAATATTAATGCGTTTTCAGCAGTTTCTATTCCATAAACTTGTTTTGCAATCTGCATTGTCAAATGCTCGTTAGCTGGCATACTTTCTTGTCTTTTTCCAGCACTTGGAATAGGTTTTAGGATGTATTCTCCTTGTTCTCCTTCGCTAATCAGGCGCAGTTTGTTTTTGTCGAGCAATACAGAAAACTTTTCCTGTACACCAGAAATAGACATTCGTTTTCGATTATTATCAAATAATTCATCCGTTTCGGAGTTCGTTGTTGGTGAATCATAAGGTAATATATGATTCACCTTTTTTCCTTTAAACACTTTAGACAGGCAAGCTCTACTATATGTAGTATGTCCTTTAGATAATGTTCCGGGGCAATATTTAATTTCATCCAAATTCATAGTACTATTCTACTTTTAAAACTTTTATTGCACCTATATTATCGTTCTTTGCCGTTGTTATTAGCAAACCAAAATAATCATTTCTGTCCAACCTGTTTAGCTTACAAACTATCTGTTTGTTTGAACCCTCTGGCAACATATTATAAAAAAATGGAAACAAAAACTCTGAATGATATTCTTGTTGTGACTTTGGGAATGTTAAACTAACAACTGGCTTGCTTTCATCGCTTATCCATGAATTATCATATTTAAAAGTAAAAGAACCATTGTCATGTTGAATCAACATACCTGCCTCTTGATTTTTATACAATATTCTTGCTTTCCTCATCCGTAATAGTTGTTTTAACCTTTAAGCATATTTCCAATCCTAATACATCAGCAATTTTCTGAATAGTTTGTAACGTTGGATTACCTTTACCACTTTCAAATTGTTTTAGCGTCCTTAACCCTACTCCTGAAAGTTTAGCCAAGTTCTCTTGATTGACTTTTAGGTTTTCTCTACGTTCTTTTATTGTTTTAATTAACTTTTCTGAGTGCATTATAAAGCTCTTTTACCTGTAAAATTACTAATTAATCTAATTCGCATCAAACAAAAGTGCTTTTAAGTGCACTTTTTAGATGAATTACTTGATAGCTATTTTAAACAATAGATAAAGGGGCAATATATAGCACTTTTTACTTGTATTGGCAGCAACGCAGTTTAGCGTAAGTCTGATAAGTTTCTTTCCACCCATCACATTCAATGGTTATTTAATTTTTTATTTAGTTCTATTTTCATCACTTTCCAAAGCGAATAAAAAAGTAACAATATTGCACCCAACTCAACTAAAATTACTAAATAACTTTGTCTAATTGGATCAGAATTTCCTTCGTACGTCACAACTATCAACATGCTAATAGCAATCAAAAATGGAAATAGTATTATTTCGGAAAGCCTATTCACTAATTTTTTCAATCCAAAATACTCCAAAATCCCTACTGCTATAAATACTGGTACAATTACATATAAAATCAATAAGTAATGAAATCAATATTTTAGACCACTGAATATTCCTTGAACTTCAGCTATCAAAAGAATCGACAGAATCAAAATTTGGATTACAATAGATATAGATAAAATTATTTTAGTGATTTTATTCGTCATTAACCTAATTGATATATTACTGGTAACGTTAAGTGTATGATTTCGTAAGGGATTGCGGACTTTAAACTTATCAAGTTACCACCCAAAATTGATGCGGGTATACCGCTCGAAAACCTCTAAAACCCTTATGAATTATACACATTGTTATAGCCTTGTTGTTTTCATTTCTAAATGACTTTTACCTAATACATCTTATTTTTCAATTCGAGTAGCATCATCCCATTTGTCTGTTCTAAATGATGACGCAGGTAGAAGATTGGTGTCAAAAAGAGTTCCAACTACCCAGTTGTACCAGGCATATCTTACTGCTACAGGATTCGGTACTTTATCACTTTGTACAAAAACTTTTTTGCGCATAACAATTTCTGCATTGGCAGGGTAAAAAATCTTATCTTTTCCTGCAATCTCAAATCCTTCTAACTTATTATACGAATATAGCCCTGTCTCGGCATTTTTAAATTTTAAAACTAATCCACCATCTTTTATCTCTTGAGAATCAAATATTGGAGCAGCAAAATCTACCGTTTTGTATCCATAAGTTTGATTAAGTGCATTGAATAATAATCTGTCAGCGACTTCTTTCTTTTTAGGAGGATGAATGCAAAAATCATCTCCAATATCCATGGTAATAGCAATACCCGAATTTGGAATCAAATCCAAACATTGTATTTGAGTTTCGCGAATAAAGGCTGAGTTATCAACAGATTGAAAAGCATCGTTATTGCCATACATATAAGGAGCAATTTGTACGTAATAAAATGGGAAATTACCAATTCCCCATCGTTGACGCCAATCTTTCACCATTGCTGGGAAAAGTTTTTTATAATTCTCTGGTTCCATTCTGTTAGACTCTCCCTGATACCATAATGCTCCTTTTATGGTATATTGAGTTAGTGGATTAATCATCGCATTAAACAAGGCTGTTGGAATATGATTTGTCTTTTTTGTAATATCTAATTCATCAAGACTGACTTTTTGATAACCGTTCATCACATCTTTGCTTATCCATGCCTGAACCGAACTGCCGCCCCAAGAAGTATGTATTAACCCTACAGGAACATCTAAAATCTCTTGTAACTGCTGCCCAAAGAAATAGGCTATAGCACTATAGCCTAAAACACTCTCTGGAGAGGCTTGTTGCCAAGCTGTATACTTCTCAACATCTTTTAACGGAGTCTTTGAGCCGACTCTACCAACTGAAAATAGTCTTAAATTCGGATTATTTGACTTTGTAATAGCCATAACAGAACCAAAGGTAGGTTGTCCATTATAACCTTTCATCGGTTGTTGCATATTCGATTGCCCTGAACACAACCATACTTCACCAAACAAAATATTCTCTAATAAAATATCTGATTCCTTACTGGTGATTTTTATCGTTTGTGGTGCTTTGCTGTTGGTAGTTTGTACTTCAACTGTCCAATTCCCCTCCTTGTCCGCTTCTATATTCAATTGTTCATTCAACCAGGATGCATTGATGGTGATTTTCTCTTTTGCATCAGCCCAGCCCCAAAGCATAATTGTAGTATTGCGCTGCAAAACCATATTTGACGATACAATAGCAGGAAGTTTAACCTCTGCCATAATTGATTGCACAAATAGCAGATTAAATGTTGTTGTTAGAATAATTAAAGATACTCTTCTCATTTTTTTAAATTATTTTCTTATTAAATATTGCTCATCCTTTTTTCACAATAGGCTAGTAGAGTAGAGCCTGATAGCTCTCTCAGTTTAAATAATTATAAATGTAATCATTTTGAGAAAACTATCAGAACCCCCTTCATCAAACCGTACGTGAAGTTTTCCCTCATACGGCTTACCGATGGATTTCTTTGTTTGATATTCATAAGAATCTACCCAATAAGGGTGATGTTTAAGTAGCTAATTTAAACGCCTTATTTTCTTTTCTTACTTATACAAACATATAGTAGCATTTAGAACCATCAATACATTTTATTCGGCCGATAGGACTAAGCCAGTACCGAGTATTACAGTGCTATATCTACATATCCAAAGTAGAGCTCCTTCCCTAACTCAAGGTTATGTTGTCCTTAAGGTCGAGCAGTACTATGAGCTCCTCCGACTTCTGTTATTACCAGGCTGAATTTCGCTATACTTATATCAGCTTGTTTAAGGTGGCCAACCTTTGAAATAACAGATCTCCCACGTTCCATAACTTTCCATCTATAACCACGCCTTCCCTATGACTCCGGTAGATCATTGCACTTCATGTTACTGTTTATTCATACAATGTAACAGGGTTCGAGACCGTCAAAACTCTCCCCATCTACGCCTGCCTTTTCGAAGCTACTATGGGTTCACACTTGCGTATTACGGCTTGGTTATTTGAGATCACTGAGCTTCAGCTATCCACCTCACGGCGATCACTGTCAGTAACTCTTCTAAGTGAACAGTAAATTACTTAGGTAGGATTTACACCTACTGGAAAGCCACAGCATCGTGGCACACTAACGTGAATACTAAACTACGTGAGCGGTTGCGTCAACCGTGATTGGAGTTTAGTTGATGTTATATGCTTTTTCATATCGCACCATTCAAAAAGTCTGTGAATTTGTCATCATATTTTATGTCGCTGGTTATTTTCTTTAGCAAAGATGAATGCTTTTCAAACGCCTTCTTACTTTTTTCAGATTTGATATTTACACTTTTTCGTTTTAACATTTCTTCCAAAGCTTCAAATAAAAGAGGGATAAGTTGAGACCATTCTTGAAAAGGAATTTTCATTGTTTTGAATGTATTAAAACGATACATAAATTCCTGAAAGGTTTTGGCCTGTGTGCTTACTTCGAAACGCTTTGGCTCACCGAAATGTCTGCCGCTGAGTTCTACAAATATGAAAAAAGCTAAAGTGTTCAGCCTTGTGAAACTTAATTCAGACGGGCCAAAAGAGATACATAACTGAATCCAATCGAAGAGATCTTTGTCCAAGTTTTTTCCATAGGACGAAGAAAAAGTTCCGTTATCCTGCTGGTCCAGTATATTTAAATCCAAATTGGGCATTTTCTAGTTAATTATTGCATATAACATTGAATAAACGCCATGGCGTTTATCCACCCAAATTTTCCGGATATACACCATATGGCACATATCCATTAGTAAAGTTTGCATTTACAATCTACCAATCAACTTTAAATTTTCAAAGTTGAATGATGATAATTCTAATATAGAATACAAATAACTAATTATTGAAGATCAATTAATTAACTATTCTTCATATTTATATTATTCATAAAATAAGGAATTCGATTTTGCTAGTCGTGTTTTACACGAGTATTACACGACTATTTTTCTCAACTCTTTAAACTCATATCATCCTCACCATCGCCCCACTCCTCGTACAAACAAAAGCAGATAACTCCACCGCCTCTTCATGTATTTGCTTTAATGTTTTCGATTGAAGCCATCCAACCACCAATGCAGCAGTAAAAGCATCTCCTGCACCTACCGTATCCACAACATTTACTTTTGGAGTGGGTAAAAATGAGGTTTCATTTTCGGTACATAGATAAGAACCTTCTGTTCCCATCGTAAGGGCCACGACATTTAGATGATAGTTTTTAATAAGTTGTGATAGGATTTCTTCGGTAGTTCCTCGAAGTGAAAATAGTGATTTCATTAACTCCAATTCATCTTCATTCAGCTTAAAAATAGATGCCGATGTTAAACACTCTTCAATTAAATCTTTAGAATAATAAGATTGTCTGATGTTGATATCAAATACTCTTAGGCATGTGGAAGGTACTATTGAAAGTAGTTTGGAAAGGACTTTTCTATTATTTGCACTTCTCTGACTTAAAGTACCGAAACATAGGGC from Flammeovirga yaeyamensis includes these protein-coding regions:
- a CDS encoding HipA domain-containing protein codes for the protein MNLDEIKYCPGTLSKGHTTYSRACLSKVFKGKKVNHILPYDSPTTNSETDELFDNNRKRMSISGVQEKFSVLLDKNKLRLISEGEQGEYILKPIPSAGKRQESMPANEHLTMQIAKQVYGIETAENALIFFKNVSPAYITKRFDLKEDGSKLAQEDFASLSGRTPQTHGEHYKYTGNYYELFQILKKYVPAYPLEAPKLLKIIIFNYLFSNGDAHFKNFSLIETPMGDFKLSPAYDLVNSRIHIEDKDFALEDGLLPKSLTQGKVISQIKILSEKAGISELIYDDIINTMFNQSDLVEQLIFSSFLDKKTQTNYFQSYQTRLKKLMK
- a CDS encoding HipA N-terminal domain-containing protein, which gives rise to MRKARILYKNQEAGMLIQHDNGSFTFKYDNSWISDESKPVVSLTFPKSQQEYHSEFLFPFFYNMLPEGSNKQIVCKLNRLDRNDYFGLLITTAKNDNIGAIKVLKVE
- a CDS encoding helix-turn-helix transcriptional regulator, translated to MHSEKLIKTIKERRENLKVNQENLAKLSGVGLRTLKQFESGKGNPTLQTIQKIADVLGLEICLKVKTTITDEESKNIV
- a CDS encoding sialate O-acetylesterase; this encodes MLWGWADAKEKITINASWLNEQLNIEADKEGNWTVEVQTTNSKAPQTIKITSKESDILLENILFGEVWLCSGQSNMQQPMKGYNGQPTFGSVMAITKSNNPNLRLFSVGRVGSKTPLKDVEKYTAWQQASPESVLGYSAIAYFFGQQLQEILDVPVGLIHTSWGGSSVQAWISKDVMNGYQKVSLDELDITKKTNHIPTALFNAMINPLTQYTIKGALWYQGESNRMEPENYKKLFPAMVKDWRQRWGIGNFPFYYVQIAPYMYGNNDAFQSVDNSAFIRETQIQCLDLIPNSGIAITMDIGDDFCIHPPKKKEVADRLLFNALNQTYGYKTVDFAAPIFDSQEIKDGGLVLKFKNAETGLYSYNKLEGFEIAGKDKIFYPANAEIVMRKKVFVQSDKVPNPVAVRYAWYNWVVGTLFDTNLLPASSFRTDKWDDATRIEK
- a CDS encoding carbohydrate kinase family protein, whose translation is MSKHKIFGFGEILWDLLPQGKQLGGAPANFIYHCTQLGADAISISSIGNDPLGYEIKEVLSNNKVEAELSISDLPTGTVSVELDDQGIPSYIIHENVAWDDIQLSNQTIDQFRQADALCFGTLSQRSANNRKVLSKLLSIVPSTCLRVFDINIRQSYYSKDLIEECLTSASIFKLNEDELELMKSLFSLRGTTEEILSQLIKNYHLNVVALTMGTEGSYLCTENETSFLPTPKVNVVDTVGAGDAFTAALVVGWLQSKTLKQIHEEAVELSAFVCTRSGAMVRMI